The following coding sequences lie in one Arachis hypogaea cultivar Tifrunner chromosome 4, arahy.Tifrunner.gnm2.J5K5, whole genome shotgun sequence genomic window:
- the LOC114927584 gene encoding F-box protein SKIP23 — protein sequence MGEVDRWSNIHQDLLYEITKRFHSYENDYLQLRLVCKQWNLKLPKIPNGNKVPWLLLPIGGGGEEEDIYHIMQLPTIDEQILDTGGLEEEGIYHLILPELQDNKICGSCHGWVIIVMVHEGTIKMLNPFTKVHFELPPISTLPNVIDINGDECTIYFGGRIVTRNTILMHKTQIWKAIINSTPSNDNNNDFIAVVIYGCLSSLAFYKPNDKRWLRFPLRCTNICDVIFFQEKIYAVDYEGQLYEFDTKNKSGPVGRIFEATPPPWDVVLRKFYYLIGCDNGSLLMLIRHIRRPYIGNKKCSVETVKFYVYELKKNEKVWSRIYDLGNYILVIGLNSSVQMLSSNFSNCKGNQIYFTDSMCKEHPSNFASRHDLGIFNLEDGSFKRLLTDVNFFCSPVWVLS from the coding sequence ATGGGTGAGGTTGATCGATGGTCAAACATTCATCAAGATTTGTTATACGAAATTACAAAGCGGTTTCATTCATATGAAAATGACTACCTTCAACTACGATTGGTTTGTAAGCAATGGAACTTGAAGCTTCCAAAGATTCCTAATGGCAACAAAGTTCCGTGGCTGCTACTACctattggtggtggtggtgaagagGAGGACATTTACCATATCATGCAATTACCTACCATTGACGAACAAATTCTTGACACAGGTGGTCTTGAAGAGGAGGGGATTTATCATCTTATTCTACCAGAGCTGCAAGACAACAAAATATGTGGTTCTTGTCATGGATGGGTGATAATCGTAATGGTACATGAAGGTACGATAAAAATGTTAAATCCTTTTACAAAGGTTCACTTCGAACTTCCTCCAATTTCAACTCTCCCCAATGTAATTGATATTAATGGGGATGAATGTACTATTTATTTTGGGGGCAGAATTGTCACTCGAAATACTATTCTTATGCATAAGACTCAAATTTGGAAGGCTATTATAAATTCAACTCCTAGCAATGATAATAACAATGATTTTATAGCTGTGGTCATATATGGATGTCTTagtagtttggctttttacaagcCGAATGACAAGAGATGGCTTAGATTTCCATTAAGATGCACCAACATCTGCGATGTCATATTTTTTCAAGAGAAAATATATGCAGTAGATTACGAAGGCCAACTATACGAATTTGATACCAAAAATAAATCAGGACCAGTGGGAAGAATTTTTGAAGCCACACCACCTCCATGGGATGTTGTCTTAAGAAAGTTTTACTATCTAATTGGATGTGATAATGGAAGTTTATTGATGTTGATAAGACATATAAGACGTCCTTACATAGGGAATAAAAAGTGTTCTGTGGAGACCGTCAAATTCTATGTCTAtgaattgaagaaaaatgaaaaagtatGGTCAAGAATATATGATTTGGGAAATTACATACTAGTAATTGGTCTCAATTCTTCTGTTCAAATGTTGTCGAGCAATTTTTCGAATTGCAAAGGAAATCAAATCTATTTTACAGATAGCATGTGTAAGGAACACCCATCAAACTTTGCTTCGCGTCATGACCTTGGCATCTTCAATTTGGAAGATGGGAGTTTCAAAAGATTGTTAACAgatgtgaattttttttgttcCCCTGTTTGGGTATTATCCTAa